In Pseudomonas sp. MTM4, one genomic interval encodes:
- a CDS encoding efflux RND transporter permease subunit: protein MNFSQFFIQRPIFAAVLSLVILIGGAISLFQLPISEYPEVVPPTVVVRAEFPGANPKVIGETVASPLEQAITGVEGMLYMSSQATADGKLTLTITFALGTDLDNSQVQVQNRVTRTMPTLPTEVQRLGVTVDKASPDLTMVVHLTSPDERYDMLYLSNYAALNVKDELARLDGIGDVQLFGMGNYSLRVWLDPNKVASRNLTASDVVNAIREQNRQVAAGSLGAPPAPGATDFQLSINTQGRLVTEEEFENIIIRAGEDGSITRLRDIARIELGSAQYALRSLLNNQPAVAIPVFQRPGSNAIEISDSVRARMAELKKDFPEGVDYEIVYDPTIFVRGSIEAVVHTLLEAIVLVVLVVILFLQTWRASIIPLAAVPVSLIGTFAVMHMLGFSLNALSLFGLVLAIGIVVDDAIVVVENVERNIGLGKSPVEATKQAMKEVTGPIIATALVLCAVFIPTAFISGLTGQFYQQFALTIAISTVISAFNSLTLSPALAAALLRSQDAPKDGFSRLLDKLFGGWLFAPFNRVFERASHGYVGAVKRILRGSGIALVVYVGLVGLGYMGFASTPTGFVPPQDKQYLVAFAQLPDAATLDRTEDVIKQMSEIAGKHPGVENTIAFPGLSINGFTNSPNSGIVFVALKDFDQRKDDDMSAGAIAAVLNGQFSGIQEAYLAIFPPPPVQGLGTIGGFRVQVQDRGNLGYEELYKQVQNVIAKSAEYPELAGLFTSYQVNVPQIDADIDREKAKTHGVPIDQIFDTMQVYLGSLYANDFNRFGRTYQVNVQAEQKFRLTPDQIGQLKVRNDRGEMVPLSTFVKVSDSAGPDRVMHYNGFLTAEINGAAAPGYSSGQAEDAMERLLQAELPNGMSYEWTELTYQQILAGNTAMFVFPLCVLLAFLVLAAQYESWSLPLAVILIVPMTLLSAIVGVILSGGDNNVFTQIGLIVLVGLACKNAILIVEFAKDKQEEGMDRLAAVLEACRLRLRPILMTSFAFIMGVVPLVLSSGAGAEMRHAMGVAVFSGMLGVTFFGLLLTPVFYLVIRAFVERREEKKAVLKEIHA, encoded by the coding sequence GATCTTCGCGGCGGTGCTCTCCCTGGTGATCCTCATTGGCGGCGCCATATCGCTGTTCCAGCTGCCCATCAGCGAGTATCCGGAAGTAGTGCCACCTACCGTGGTGGTGCGCGCCGAATTCCCCGGCGCCAACCCCAAGGTGATCGGTGAAACCGTCGCCTCGCCGCTGGAACAGGCCATCACTGGCGTCGAGGGCATGCTTTACATGTCGTCTCAGGCCACCGCCGACGGCAAGCTGACCCTGACCATCACCTTCGCGCTCGGCACGGATCTGGACAACTCCCAGGTGCAGGTGCAGAACCGGGTGACCCGTACCATGCCGACCCTGCCCACCGAGGTGCAGCGCCTCGGTGTAACGGTCGACAAGGCATCGCCGGACCTGACCATGGTGGTCCACCTGACCTCGCCGGATGAGCGCTACGACATGCTCTACCTGTCCAACTACGCGGCGCTCAACGTCAAGGACGAGCTGGCGCGCCTGGACGGAATCGGCGACGTGCAACTGTTCGGCATGGGCAACTATTCCTTGCGCGTTTGGCTCGACCCGAACAAGGTCGCCTCGCGCAATCTCACTGCGTCCGATGTAGTCAACGCTATCCGTGAGCAGAACCGTCAAGTCGCGGCCGGCTCGCTGGGTGCGCCGCCAGCACCGGGGGCGACTGATTTCCAACTTTCGATCAACACTCAGGGCCGACTGGTCACCGAGGAGGAATTCGAGAACATCATCATTCGCGCAGGCGAAGACGGCTCGATCACTCGCCTCAGGGATATCGCACGCATCGAACTGGGGTCCGCCCAATACGCCCTGCGCTCGCTACTGAACAACCAGCCCGCCGTCGCCATCCCGGTATTCCAGCGTCCGGGCTCCAATGCCATCGAAATTTCCGACTCGGTGCGGGCCCGCATGGCCGAGCTGAAAAAGGATTTTCCTGAGGGGGTGGACTACGAAATTGTCTATGACCCGACCATTTTCGTGCGCGGTTCCATCGAGGCGGTGGTGCACACGCTGCTCGAAGCCATCGTGCTGGTGGTGCTCGTGGTGATCCTGTTCCTGCAGACCTGGCGCGCCTCGATCATTCCGCTGGCCGCCGTGCCGGTGTCGCTGATCGGCACCTTCGCCGTCATGCACATGCTCGGCTTCTCGCTCAATGCGTTGTCACTGTTCGGCCTGGTGCTAGCCATCGGCATTGTGGTGGACGACGCCATCGTCGTGGTGGAAAACGTCGAACGCAACATCGGCCTCGGCAAGTCGCCGGTCGAAGCCACGAAGCAGGCCATGAAGGAGGTGACCGGTCCGATTATCGCCACCGCCCTGGTGCTCTGCGCGGTCTTCATTCCGACTGCATTCATCTCTGGCCTTACCGGGCAGTTCTACCAGCAGTTCGCGTTGACCATCGCTATCTCAACGGTGATTTCGGCGTTCAACTCGCTAACCCTGTCTCCGGCACTTGCGGCCGCACTGCTGCGCAGCCAGGACGCGCCTAAGGACGGCTTCTCGCGCTTGCTGGACAAGCTCTTCGGCGGCTGGCTGTTTGCGCCGTTCAACCGTGTGTTCGAGCGTGCCAGCCACGGTTACGTGGGCGCGGTGAAGCGCATCCTGCGTGGCAGCGGTATCGCCCTAGTGGTCTATGTCGGCTTGGTGGGCTTGGGGTACATGGGTTTTGCCAGCACGCCGACAGGTTTCGTGCCGCCGCAGGATAAGCAGTATCTAGTGGCCTTCGCTCAGTTGCCGGACGCCGCGACCTTGGACCGTACCGAGGACGTAATCAAGCAAATGTCGGAAATCGCTGGTAAGCACCCCGGCGTCGAAAACACCATCGCCTTCCCTGGCCTGTCGATTAATGGTTTTACTAACAGCCCGAACAGCGGCATCGTCTTCGTTGCCCTGAAGGACTTCGATCAGCGCAAGGACGATGACATGTCCGCCGGAGCCATTGCCGCTGTGCTTAACGGTCAGTTTTCAGGTATCCAGGAAGCCTATCTCGCAATCTTCCCGCCACCACCGGTACAGGGATTGGGCACTATCGGCGGTTTCCGCGTGCAAGTGCAGGACCGTGGCAACCTTGGCTACGAAGAGCTCTACAAGCAGGTCCAGAACGTCATTGCCAAGAGCGCTGAATATCCGGAGCTGGCCGGGCTGTTCACCAGCTATCAGGTCAACGTGCCGCAAATCGATGCCGACATCGACCGTGAAAAAGCCAAGACCCATGGCGTGCCGATCGACCAGATTTTCGACACCATGCAGGTATACCTGGGCTCGCTGTATGCCAACGACTTCAACCGCTTCGGCCGCACCTATCAGGTCAACGTCCAGGCTGAGCAGAAGTTTCGCCTGACGCCTGACCAGATTGGCCAGCTGAAGGTTCGCAACGACCGTGGCGAGATGGTGCCGCTGTCGACTTTCGTCAAGGTCAGCGACAGCGCCGGACCGGATCGTGTGATGCATTACAACGGCTTCCTCACGGCGGAAATCAATGGTGCTGCGGCTCCGGGCTACAGCTCCGGTCAAGCCGAAGACGCCATGGAGCGCTTGCTCCAGGCCGAGCTGCCGAACGGCATGAGTTACGAATGGACCGAGCTGACCTATCAGCAGATTCTCGCCGGCAACACCGCGATGTTCGTCTTCCCACTCTGCGTGCTGCTGGCTTTCCTGGTACTGGCGGCGCAATACGAGAGCTGGAGCCTGCCGCTGGCCGTGATCCTGATCGTGCCGATGACGCTGCTGTCGGCCATCGTCGGAGTAATTCTCTCGGGCGGTGATAACAACGTGTTCACCCAAATCGGCTTGATCGTGCTGGTGGGTCTGGCGTGCAAGAACGCGATCCTCATCGTCGAGTTCGCCAAGGATAAGCAGGAAGAAGGCATGGATCGGTTGGCTGCAGTACTCGAAGCCTGCCGGCTACGGCTGCGCCCGATCCTGATGACCAGCTTCGCCTTCATCATGGGCGTGGTGCCGCTGGTGTTGTCCAGCGGTGCCGGTGCCGAGATGCGCCATGCCATGGGAGTGGCGGTGTTCAGCGGGATGCTCGGCGTGACCTTCTTCGGGCTACTGCTGACCCCGGTGTTCTATCTGGTGATTCGCGCTTTCGTCGAACGGCGCGAGGAGAAAAAGGCTGTACTGAAGGAGATCCATGCATGA
- a CDS encoding efflux transporter outer membrane subunit, whose product MKVVITTPLLLAAILALSACAVGPDYRTPETAPAEIDRSAAKDFDRSRFESAWWRQFEDPTLDALVGQALAENRELRIAFSRLRAARSIRDDAANDRLPTVTAGASAEYGKAQQPGFSEERSNIERYDLGLDMAWELDLFGRIQRRIEASEAQTEAAEAELYQLQVSLIAELVDAYGQLRGAQLRERIARENLDNQRDSHQLTEQLREAGMGSELDVLRADARLAATEASLPQFQAAQSRARNRIATLLGQRADQLSIDLSPRELPAIAKALPIGDPGELLRRRPDIRAAERQLAAATASVGVATADLFPRVSLSGFLGFIAGRGSQIGSSAAQAWGAAPSISWAAFDMGSVRARLRGAEADAEGALASYEQQVLLALEESENAFSDYARAQERLLSLLRQSSASRAAAQQAEIRYREGTVDFLVLLDAERERLAAEDAQAQAEVELYRGVVALYKALGGGWQLSNS is encoded by the coding sequence ATGAAGGTTGTTATCACCACCCCGCTCCTGCTAGCCGCAATATTGGCCCTCAGCGCCTGTGCGGTCGGGCCCGATTACCGTACGCCAGAAACGGCGCCGGCAGAGATTGATCGCTCCGCCGCAAAAGACTTCGACCGCTCACGGTTCGAATCCGCCTGGTGGCGCCAGTTTGAAGACCCCACGCTGGACGCGTTGGTCGGTCAGGCCTTGGCCGAAAACCGAGAGCTGCGCATCGCCTTCTCCAGGCTACGTGCGGCGCGCTCGATCCGTGACGATGCCGCCAATGATCGCTTGCCTACCGTGACAGCCGGCGCCAGCGCTGAATACGGCAAAGCGCAGCAGCCTGGTTTCAGCGAAGAGCGCAGCAACATCGAGCGCTACGACCTGGGCCTGGATATGGCCTGGGAGCTGGACTTGTTCGGGCGTATCCAGCGGCGTATCGAAGCCAGCGAAGCACAGACTGAAGCCGCCGAAGCCGAGCTCTACCAACTGCAAGTGAGCCTGATCGCCGAACTGGTGGATGCCTATGGGCAGCTGCGCGGCGCCCAGCTGCGCGAGCGCATCGCTCGGGAGAACCTGGACAATCAGCGCGACTCGCATCAATTGACCGAACAGCTGCGCGAAGCCGGTATGGGTAGCGAACTCGATGTGCTGCGCGCCGATGCTCGTTTGGCCGCCACCGAGGCCAGCCTGCCGCAATTTCAGGCGGCCCAAAGCCGCGCGCGCAATCGCATCGCTACGCTGCTCGGCCAGCGCGCCGATCAGCTCAGCATCGACCTGTCGCCACGTGAACTGCCGGCGATTGCCAAAGCGCTACCGATTGGCGACCCCGGCGAACTACTGCGCCGTCGTCCAGACATCCGGGCGGCAGAGCGCCAACTGGCCGCAGCCACCGCCAGTGTTGGCGTCGCAACGGCGGATCTGTTTCCGCGGGTGAGCCTGTCCGGCTTCCTCGGTTTCATCGCCGGACGCGGTTCGCAGATTGGCTCCAGCGCCGCGCAGGCCTGGGGAGCCGCACCGAGCATCAGCTGGGCGGCGTTCGACATGGGCAGCGTGCGAGCCAGATTGCGCGGTGCCGAGGCCGATGCCGAGGGCGCGCTGGCGAGCTATGAACAGCAGGTGTTGCTGGCGCTGGAAGAGTCGGAGAACGCCTTCAGCGACTACGCCCGTGCTCAGGAAAGGTTGTTGTCACTGCTGCGTCAATCCAGCGCCAGCCGAGCGGCGGCGCAGCAAGCGGAAATTCGCTACCGCGAGGGCACGGTGGACTTCCTCGTACTGTTGGACGCCGAGCGCGAACGGCTCGCCGCCGAAGATGCCCAGGCACAGGCTGAAGTCGAGCTTTACCGGGGTGTCGTCGCGCTCTACAAAGCCTTGGGTGGCGGCTGGCAGCTATCCAACAGCTGA
- a CDS encoding TRAP transporter substrate-binding protein, producing the protein MKPIITLAGLMLALTATVVEAEPIVIKFAHVVAEETPKGKGALLFKRLVEERLPGQVTVEVYPNSTLYGDADELEALSKNEVQLLAPSLAKFEQYTKQVQVFDLPFLFDDLDAVNRFQKRAKGRQLLRSMEKENITGLAYWHNGMKQLSATKALRLPSDANGLAFRIQPSAVLESQFAQVGAPTKKIAFADVFASLQNGTVQGAENPWSNIYSKNMHTVQPYITESNHGVLDYMLVSNTRFWYGIPHSIRTELEGIIDEVTYAVNRAAEEANQAHRERIRQAGTSQIIELTAAEREAWREAMRPVWKEFEPVIGADIIKAAQTVNRKQRD; encoded by the coding sequence ATCAAGCCGATCATCACCCTCGCAGGACTGATGCTGGCACTGACCGCGACAGTGGTCGAAGCAGAGCCAATCGTTATCAAGTTCGCCCATGTCGTCGCCGAAGAAACCCCCAAGGGCAAGGGCGCCCTGCTGTTCAAACGACTGGTCGAAGAGCGCCTGCCGGGTCAGGTAACCGTCGAGGTCTACCCCAACTCCACGCTGTATGGCGATGCCGACGAACTGGAAGCCCTGAGCAAGAACGAAGTCCAACTGCTCGCGCCCTCGCTGGCCAAGTTCGAGCAGTACACCAAGCAGGTGCAGGTCTTCGATCTGCCGTTCCTGTTCGACGATCTGGACGCCGTCAATCGCTTCCAAAAACGCGCCAAGGGGCGTCAGCTGCTGCGCTCGATGGAGAAAGAAAACATCACCGGCCTCGCCTACTGGCACAACGGCATGAAACAGCTGTCGGCTACCAAGGCGCTGCGCTTGCCGAGCGATGCGAACGGCCTGGCCTTCCGCATTCAGCCGTCGGCGGTTCTGGAATCACAGTTCGCCCAGGTGGGGGCACCCACCAAGAAAATCGCCTTTGCCGATGTCTTCGCGTCGTTGCAGAACGGCACCGTTCAGGGCGCGGAAAATCCCTGGTCGAATATCTACAGCAAGAACATGCACACCGTGCAGCCGTACATCACCGAGAGCAACCACGGCGTGCTCGACTACATGCTGGTGAGCAACACGCGCTTCTGGTACGGCATCCCACACAGCATTCGTACCGAACTCGAAGGCATCATCGATGAGGTGACTTACGCGGTGAACCGCGCGGCCGAAGAGGCCAACCAGGCCCATCGCGAGCGCATCCGCCAGGCCGGCACGTCGCAAATCATCGAGCTCACCGCTGCCGAGCGCGAAGCCTGGCGTGAAGCCATGCGGCCGGTATGGAAGGAGTTCGAGCCGGTGATCGGTGCCGACATCATCAAAGCGGCACAGACGGTGAATCGCAAGCAGCGCGATTGA
- a CDS encoding efflux transporter outer membrane subunit, producing the protein MNSSYLKSPLRPLAMMVMAFSLGACTLGPDYQRPDLPVATEFKQAEGWKTAAPADVLQRGDWWALYGDAELNALVGRLNVSNQNLAAAEAQYRQARALVRGARSQLFPIVGASGGVSRGGQGSSGNSSSQYIGSSSGVSESYEIGLDASWELDIWGRLRRNLEANRANMQASAADLAAVRLSLQSELVQTYLQLRVMDEQQRLLDQTVEAFARSLRLTENQYEAGIVPKSDVSQALTQLKSTQAQAIDLRWQRAQMEHAIAVLVGVPPSELTIAERRDIPQLPEVPLALPSQLLERRPDIASAERQVIAANAQIGVAEAAWYPDLTLSASGGYRNSSFSDLISVPNRFWSLGPQLALTLLDFGARRAELEQVEASYDQTVANYRQTVLDSFREVEDNLVQLRVLAEEAVVQREALEAAQESLRLIENQYRAGTVDFLSVATVQTTALNNERTNLLLLGDRLTASVQLIAALGGGWGEAQLEQEPVFEGPER; encoded by the coding sequence ATCTGCCCGTTGCCACGGAGTTCAAGCAGGCCGAGGGATGGAAGACCGCCGCGCCGGCGGACGTCTTGCAGCGTGGCGATTGGTGGGCGCTTTACGGCGATGCCGAACTGAATGCGCTGGTTGGCCGGCTGAACGTTTCCAACCAGAATCTGGCGGCAGCCGAAGCGCAGTACCGCCAAGCGCGTGCTTTGGTAAGGGGGGCGCGCTCGCAACTGTTTCCCATCGTGGGGGCCAGTGGCGGTGTGTCGCGCGGGGGGCAGGGTAGCTCTGGAAATAGCTCCTCGCAGTACATCGGTAGCAGTAGCGGTGTAAGCGAGAGCTACGAGATTGGCCTCGACGCCTCTTGGGAGCTCGACATCTGGGGACGCCTGCGCCGCAATCTGGAGGCCAATCGCGCCAACATGCAAGCGAGTGCGGCGGACTTGGCGGCGGTCCGCCTGAGTCTGCAATCCGAACTGGTCCAGACCTATCTGCAATTGCGCGTAATGGACGAGCAGCAGCGGTTGCTGGACCAGACGGTCGAGGCGTTCGCCCGCTCGCTGCGCCTGACAGAAAACCAGTACGAAGCTGGCATCGTGCCCAAGTCCGATGTCAGTCAGGCGCTGACCCAGCTTAAAAGCACCCAGGCCCAGGCGATCGACCTGCGCTGGCAGCGGGCACAGATGGAGCATGCCATCGCGGTGCTCGTTGGCGTGCCGCCCTCGGAGCTGACCATTGCCGAGCGCCGCGACATCCCACAGTTGCCCGAGGTGCCACTGGCTTTGCCGTCGCAATTGCTGGAGCGCCGACCAGACATCGCCTCGGCCGAGCGCCAAGTCATCGCAGCCAATGCGCAGATAGGCGTGGCCGAAGCGGCCTGGTATCCAGACCTGACTCTGAGCGCCAGTGGCGGCTATCGCAACAGCAGCTTCAGCGATCTGATCAGCGTGCCCAACCGCTTCTGGTCGCTGGGCCCTCAGTTGGCGCTGACGCTGCTCGACTTCGGCGCTCGCCGTGCCGAACTGGAACAGGTGGAAGCCAGCTATGACCAGACCGTGGCCAACTATCGCCAGACGGTGCTCGATAGCTTCCGTGAAGTCGAGGACAACCTCGTGCAACTCCGCGTCCTGGCCGAGGAGGCGGTTGTACAGCGAGAAGCGCTGGAAGCGGCGCAGGAGTCGCTGCGCCTGATCGAAAACCAGTATCGCGCGGGCACTGTCGACTTCCTCAGCGTCGCGACGGTGCAGACCACTGCATTGAACAACGAGCGGACCAACCTCTTGTTGCTGGGCGATCGGCTGACGGCCAGCGTACAGCTGATTGCGGCGCTTGGCGGTGGTTGGGGCGAGGCTCAACTGGAGCAGGAACCGGTGTTCGAAGGGCCGGAGCGCTGA